A single genomic interval of Lentimicrobium saccharophilum harbors:
- a CDS encoding DUF6340 family protein: MRKIYPVILLLAIVSASCRTSSHQMQILKPADINLPSDIRQVGIINRSLPGKGQGFKNVLEGFVTGESIGADREGSQETLKGLASGLNNGPRFTAVVIEGVELPGTGTREWPPYLDWNQVDELCERFRLDALIALESFDSDTDIRKRSADVERVVDKKKVIVKEYYADLRMNVRSGWTIYKPADHQIVDRNAFNDEMRWSEQGDTPEQVLAKLPSKRRAINESGFFSGREYARRISPTWVAEHRSYFRKANDDFKIATGYVKRDRWNDAIQIWQKYAVSSDEKVAGRACYNMALASEVEGNLPLALEWANRAWKQHGLKKARQYILLLEQRLSQQNRLDEQMKDM, from the coding sequence ATGAGGAAAATCTATCCCGTTATCCTTTTATTGGCAATAGTTTCCGCATCCTGCCGGACATCATCGCATCAGATGCAGATTCTGAAGCCGGCAGATATTAACCTTCCGTCTGATATCAGGCAGGTCGGAATTATAAACCGGTCTTTGCCCGGGAAGGGACAAGGATTTAAGAATGTTCTTGAAGGATTTGTAACCGGAGAGTCAATCGGTGCCGACCGGGAAGGGTCTCAGGAAACGCTGAAAGGATTGGCTTCAGGGCTGAACAATGGCCCGCGCTTCACTGCCGTTGTCATTGAAGGGGTTGAACTCCCCGGAACCGGTACCCGTGAGTGGCCCCCTTACCTCGACTGGAATCAGGTGGATGAACTCTGCGAAAGATTCCGGCTGGATGCGCTGATTGCCCTGGAATCATTTGACTCCGATACCGACATTCGCAAAAGGTCAGCAGATGTGGAAAGGGTTGTGGATAAGAAAAAAGTAATTGTTAAGGAGTATTATGCCGACCTCAGAATGAATGTAAGATCAGGCTGGACGATTTATAAGCCCGCTGATCATCAGATTGTTGACCGCAATGCTTTTAATGATGAAATGCGGTGGAGTGAACAGGGGGATACCCCTGAACAGGTGTTGGCTAAACTGCCTTCCAAAAGAAGGGCTATCAATGAGTCAGGTTTCTTTTCGGGCAGGGAGTATGCCAGAAGGATTTCACCGACCTGGGTAGCCGAGCATCGTTCCTACTTCAGAAAAGCAAATGATGACTTTAAGATTGCTACCGGATATGTAAAAAGGGACAGATGGAACGATGCCATTCAGATCTGGCAGAAATATGCAGTGAGTTCAGATGAGAAAGTGGCCGGCCGGGCATGCTATAATATGGCCCTTGCCAGCGAAGTTGAGGGTAACCTGCCCCTCGCGCTGGAATGGGCAAACCGGGCATGGAAACAACACGGATTGAAAAAGGCACGGCAATATATTCTGCTTCTTGAACAGCGCTTGTCTCAGCAGAATCGTCTGGATGAACAGATGAAGGATATGTAA
- a CDS encoding linear amide C-N hydrolase, whose protein sequence is MKKVILTLLPVLIFALLGSACTTFFLKNNDSKMIFGRNFDFPAGQGHIQINQRGVIKSAFIAPPEKKFQWISEYGSISFNQNGREFPYGGMNEAGLVIEQMWLEESVYPEYDERKALTELQWIQYQLDKAGSVEEVIASDKYLRISFTSVAKLHFLVADASGNSAVIEYLNGRMSVKTGDSLPYPVLANSGYSTSLDYKKQKETGADVTYSPMEENSSGRFLTASRMISGDTPRDTDLIDYGFSILNAVAQGLATQWSIIYDLTDRKIYYRTHQNAETRRIDFNTFHYNCSGNYLFIDIDQQNNAPADFLALDFLRNFDLINSVCNDVEFLSNIPGEYRKATAGVFLDSVCAE, encoded by the coding sequence ATGAAAAAGGTCATTCTAACACTATTGCCTGTGTTAATATTTGCGTTGCTCGGAAGCGCCTGTACAACCTTTTTTCTGAAAAACAATGACAGTAAAATGATTTTCGGAAGAAACTTCGATTTTCCGGCAGGACAGGGGCATATCCAGATCAATCAGCGGGGCGTGATAAAATCGGCGTTTATCGCACCTCCCGAGAAAAAGTTTCAGTGGATATCGGAATATGGCAGTATTTCTTTCAATCAAAACGGCAGGGAATTTCCCTATGGAGGAATGAATGAAGCCGGTCTTGTTATTGAACAGATGTGGCTCGAGGAAAGCGTTTACCCTGAGTATGATGAGAGAAAGGCCCTCACTGAGCTGCAATGGATACAATATCAGCTCGACAAAGCCGGCAGTGTTGAAGAAGTTATTGCCAGTGATAAATACTTAAGAATATCGTTTACCTCTGTCGCGAAACTTCATTTCCTGGTGGCTGATGCAAGCGGGAATTCCGCAGTAATTGAGTATTTAAACGGCAGAATGTCGGTGAAAACGGGAGATTCCCTGCCTTATCCTGTGCTGGCTAATTCTGGTTACAGCACATCGCTTGATTATAAAAAACAGAAAGAAACAGGCGCTGACGTCACATATTCACCCATGGAAGAAAACTCTTCAGGACGATTTTTGACTGCTTCACGGATGATTTCCGGTGATACTCCCCGGGATACGGATCTTATTGATTATGGATTCAGCATTTTGAACGCCGTTGCCCAGGGCCTTGCCACCCAGTGGAGTATCATTTATGACCTGACCGACAGGAAAATTTATTACCGGACCCATCAAAATGCGGAAACCAGAAGAATAGATTTCAACACTTTTCATTATAACTGCAGCGGAAATTATCTGTTTATTGACATTGACCAGCAGAACAATGCACCGGCAGATTTCTTGGCCCTGGATTTCCTGAGGAATTTTGATCTGATCAATTCAGTCTGTAACGATGTGGAATTCCTGAGTAATATTCCCGGTGAGTATCGGAAAGCCACGGCCGGTGTATTCCTGGATTCGGTCTGCGCTGAATAG
- a CDS encoding 3'-5' exonuclease, with protein sequence MKLNLTKPLAVFDLETTGTNVGTDRIVEISVIKIHPDGREETLTRRVNPGIPIPPEVTAIHGISDEDVKDEPTFAMLAPLLNQFLTNCDLGGYNSNKFDIPLLVEEFLRAEIDFDIKGRRFVDVQNIFHKMEPRTLKAAYKFYCNKEIVNAHSAEADTRATYEVLLSQIERYQGAEYADKDGKISTPVINDIKALHEFSFQNRNADLVGHIIFNDKNLEVFNFGKYKGRPVAEIFSSEPSYYDWMMKADFPLYTKKIITGIKLRGFNKSSVKI encoded by the coding sequence ATGAAACTCAATCTTACCAAACCTCTGGCGGTTTTTGACCTGGAAACAACCGGTACCAATGTTGGAACTGACAGAATAGTAGAAATCTCAGTCATTAAGATTCATCCCGACGGAAGAGAAGAAACCCTTACCCGGAGAGTAAACCCGGGTATACCTATCCCGCCGGAGGTTACAGCCATTCACGGGATCTCAGATGAAGACGTGAAAGACGAACCAACCTTTGCCATGCTGGCTCCGCTGCTCAACCAGTTTTTGACCAATTGCGACCTGGGCGGATACAACTCCAATAAATTTGATATTCCCCTGCTGGTTGAAGAATTCCTGAGGGCCGAAATTGACTTTGATATTAAAGGAAGAAGATTCGTTGACGTTCAGAACATTTTTCACAAGATGGAGCCCCGTACGCTTAAAGCCGCGTATAAATTTTACTGCAACAAGGAAATCGTCAACGCCCATTCAGCCGAAGCTGATACACGGGCCACCTACGAAGTACTGCTTTCGCAAATCGAAAGGTATCAGGGGGCAGAATATGCTGACAAAGACGGAAAAATCTCCACTCCGGTCATTAATGATATCAAGGCTTTGCATGAGTTTTCATTCCAGAACAGGAATGCTGATCTTGTGGGACATATTATCTTCAATGATAAAAATCTGGAAGTCTTTAATTTCGGCAAATACAAAGGCCGGCCGGTCGCTGAAATTTTCAGTAGTGAGCCCTCATACTATGACTGGATGATGAAAGCAGACTTTCCGTTATACACCAAAAAAATCATCACCGGCATTAAACTGAGGGGATTTAACAAGAGCTCAGTGAAGATATAA
- a CDS encoding pseudouridine synthase: protein MTIQRHFILHKPYGYLSQFRCEHDWKKVLGEIYDFPEGTMPVGRLDEDSEGLLLLTTDGKLCDLMRAKDKEKEYYVQLDGLIGEAGLDKLRNGVEIGIRGKKYMTLPCRAELIPDPEFPPRVKKIRDDRHGPTSWISITLTEGKNRQIRKMTAAAGFPTLRLVRVRVDQVRLGILSAGEFREVSGF from the coding sequence ATGACAATCCAAAGGCATTTCATTCTCCATAAACCATACGGTTATCTGAGCCAGTTTCGTTGTGAGCACGACTGGAAGAAGGTGCTTGGAGAAATATACGATTTTCCGGAAGGAACTATGCCGGTCGGCAGACTGGATGAGGACAGCGAAGGCTTGCTGCTGTTAACAACAGATGGCAAACTCTGCGATTTGATGAGGGCAAAAGATAAGGAAAAGGAGTATTATGTCCAGCTGGATGGATTGATCGGCGAAGCTGGATTGGATAAATTAAGAAACGGGGTTGAAATAGGAATCCGCGGCAAGAAATACATGACGCTGCCCTGCAGGGCGGAGCTTATTCCTGATCCTGAATTTCCTCCGAGGGTAAAGAAAATCCGTGATGACCGGCACGGGCCGACTTCATGGATTTCGATAACCCTTACAGAGGGTAAAAACAGGCAGATCAGGAAGATGACCGCAGCTGCCGGATTTCCGACATTGAGACTTGTCAGGGTCCGGGTTGATCAGGTTAGGCTGGGGATCCTGAGTGCAGGAGAGTTCAGAGAAGTCAGCGGATTCTGA
- a CDS encoding dihydrolipoamide acetyltransferase family protein encodes MAKFEVIMPKLGESIIEATITKWLKNPGDTIEEDDPIVEIATDKVDSEIPSPVEGKLIQVLFNEGDVVAVGKVIAIIETDPGAASEIAEDVPAAEKSTEAATIQHEDASTTQSSTAVESSSDRFYSPLVKNIARTEGISQVELDAIPGTGKDGRLTKDDLIGYLKDRTASPAKPAAAATAPAPGTASAPASTAAPKVTAPPVVSAAGDEIVEMDRMRKLIADHMVMSKQVSPHVTSFIEVDVTNIVKWRDKVKDEFQKREKEKITFTPIFIEAAAQALKDFPGVNASVDGYKVILRKNVNIGMAAALPNGNLIVPVIKNADQKNLLGLAKDVNSLANKARSNKLEPDDISGGTFTITNLGTFGSITGSPIINQPQVAILGIGVIRKKPVVLETADGDVIAIRHMMILSLSYDHRVVDGALGGMYLQRMQQLLESFDQNRLI; translated from the coding sequence ATGGCAAAATTTGAAGTGATTATGCCCAAGTTGGGCGAAAGTATCATTGAGGCAACCATCACGAAGTGGCTTAAGAATCCGGGCGACACCATCGAAGAGGATGATCCTATCGTGGAAATTGCCACCGACAAGGTTGACTCTGAAATTCCCTCACCCGTTGAAGGAAAACTTATTCAGGTCCTTTTTAATGAAGGCGACGTGGTTGCAGTAGGCAAAGTGATTGCCATTATCGAAACCGATCCCGGCGCTGCCTCCGAAATTGCAGAAGATGTTCCCGCTGCTGAAAAATCAACAGAAGCGGCCACCATTCAGCACGAAGATGCAAGTACAACCCAGAGTTCAACTGCCGTTGAGAGTTCCTCGGACAGGTTCTATTCCCCGTTGGTTAAAAATATTGCCAGAACTGAAGGAATCAGCCAGGTGGAGCTCGACGCCATCCCCGGCACCGGAAAAGACGGCAGGCTTACCAAAGATGATCTGATAGGTTATCTGAAGGACAGGACAGCCTCACCAGCAAAACCCGCCGCAGCAGCAACCGCTCCGGCTCCAGGCACTGCTTCTGCTCCGGCATCAACTGCTGCACCCAAAGTAACAGCCCCTCCGGTTGTATCAGCCGCCGGCGATGAGATTGTTGAGATGGACCGCATGAGGAAACTGATTGCTGACCACATGGTGATGTCGAAACAGGTGTCGCCTCATGTAACTTCTTTCATTGAAGTTGATGTAACCAACATTGTTAAGTGGCGCGATAAAGTAAAGGATGAGTTCCAGAAGCGTGAAAAAGAGAAAATCACTTTTACCCCGATCTTTATCGAAGCAGCCGCTCAGGCACTCAAGGATTTTCCGGGCGTGAATGCATCTGTTGACGGCTATAAAGTCATCCTGAGAAAGAACGTTAACATCGGGATGGCAGCAGCGCTTCCCAACGGCAACCTGATCGTTCCCGTAATCAAAAATGCTGACCAGAAAAACCTGCTCGGACTTGCAAAAGATGTTAACAGCCTGGCAAATAAAGCCCGGTCAAACAAACTCGAGCCCGATGACATTTCCGGAGGAACGTTTACCATAACGAATCTGGGAACTTTCGGAAGCATTACCGGCTCACCCATCATCAACCAGCCTCAGGTAGCCATACTCGGTATAGGTGTGATCAGGAAAAAACCTGTGGTACTCGAAACTGCCGACGGGGATGTTATAGCAATCCGTCACATGATGATATTGTCTCTTTCGTATGATCATCGTGTGGTTGACGGCGCCCTGGGCGGTATGTACCTGCAACGCATGCAGCAACTGCTCGAAAGTTTCGATCAAAACAGGTTAATCTGA
- a CDS encoding DUF721 domain-containing protein codes for MPKRTTNNQSLRQVIEELIEAYRLSDKLNQARVISLWDNVVGKMIARDTTHLYIKHKTLYVKLNSPALREELRYAKSKLIKSLNKAAGAEVIEDIAFI; via the coding sequence ATGCCTAAACGAACCACCAACAATCAATCACTAAGGCAGGTCATTGAGGAACTGATCGAGGCCTACCGGCTCAGCGACAAACTGAACCAGGCCAGGGTGATCAGTTTGTGGGATAATGTAGTCGGAAAAATGATTGCCCGTGATACAACGCATCTGTATATCAAGCACAAAACACTCTATGTGAAGCTCAACTCACCGGCGCTCAGGGAAGAATTAAGGTATGCAAAAAGCAAACTGATCAAATCGCTGAACAAGGCCGCAGGCGCCGAGGTAATTGAGGATATAGCATTCATCTAG
- a CDS encoding glycosyltransferase, with translation MKLSVVIVNYNVKYFLEQCLHSVEAAIRDLDAEVFVVDNNSVDGSVEMIREKFPRIKLIANTVNTGFSVANNQAIRESSGEYILLLNPDTVVELDTFTRSVEFMDAHPDAGGLGIKMVDGSGKYLPESKRGLPTPAVAFYKIFGLSALFPKSKVFGQYHLGYLDRDQTHVVDVLAGAYMMLRRETLEKTGLLDETFFMYGEDIDLSYRITKAGYKNYYYPDARIIHYKGESTKKSSINYVFVFYNAMVIFARKHFSQKNARLFSFLIHIAIYLRAGVSIIHRLLKRVMLPLADAAVIYSGSLLIVNYWESAVTYTFGGHYPPLFLYGLLPAYILIWLFSVLIAGGYDKPLSLRKVYTGIFAGTVVILVFYALLPSGFRFSRAIIILSGLWGLISLTGIRLALHFAGLRNYRLGYNENLRFAIAGSGDEAGRVADLLRNSLRNPGFIGLVSTENTPEKNEGYIGSIANISDIINIYKIDEVIFCARDIPANQIIDTMAQLSDMEIEFKIAPPESLSIIGSNSISTTGDVYIIDINSITKANNLRNKRLLDFGTALLLLPLSPLLMWTMKNPLNFLVNIIMVLSGFRSWVGYSTFEHRTTTLPPVRKGILNPTDMLRISNLDPETVLRLNMLYARDYRISNDINIFLRSFRHLGRKA, from the coding sequence ATGAAACTTTCGGTTGTAATTGTCAACTACAACGTAAAATATTTCCTTGAGCAATGTCTTCATTCAGTAGAAGCTGCGATCCGCGATCTGGACGCAGAAGTCTTCGTGGTGGACAACAATTCCGTTGATGGTTCAGTGGAAATGATCAGGGAGAAATTTCCCAGGATCAAACTGATTGCCAACACGGTCAACACAGGTTTTTCGGTAGCCAATAATCAGGCAATCCGTGAATCTTCCGGTGAATATATTCTGCTGCTGAACCCCGACACGGTTGTTGAGCTTGATACTTTTACCCGATCGGTGGAGTTTATGGATGCGCATCCGGATGCAGGAGGGCTAGGTATTAAAATGGTTGATGGCAGCGGCAAATACCTTCCTGAATCAAAGCGGGGCCTTCCGACACCGGCGGTGGCATTTTATAAAATCTTCGGATTATCAGCGCTGTTTCCTAAATCAAAAGTATTCGGGCAGTATCACCTGGGCTATCTCGACAGAGATCAAACCCATGTAGTGGATGTGCTGGCCGGCGCTTACATGATGTTAAGGCGGGAAACGCTGGAAAAGACGGGATTGCTTGATGAAACATTCTTTATGTATGGCGAAGATATCGACCTGAGTTACCGCATTACAAAAGCCGGGTATAAAAACTATTACTATCCGGACGCACGCATCATTCATTACAAAGGCGAGAGTACCAAGAAATCAAGCATCAATTACGTGTTTGTTTTTTACAATGCCATGGTGATTTTCGCCAGGAAACACTTTTCGCAGAAGAATGCACGGCTGTTTTCCTTTCTGATACACATTGCCATTTACCTGAGGGCAGGCGTTTCCATTATTCACCGGCTGCTGAAGCGGGTAATGCTGCCCCTGGCAGATGCCGCTGTAATATATTCCGGCTCACTGCTGATCGTAAATTACTGGGAATCTGCCGTAACCTATACTTTTGGAGGACATTACCCTCCCCTGTTCCTTTATGGTCTGCTTCCCGCTTATATCCTGATCTGGCTTTTTTCCGTGCTGATCGCCGGAGGCTATGACAAGCCCCTCAGCCTGAGAAAGGTTTACACCGGCATATTTGCCGGCACTGTCGTTATTCTGGTTTTTTACGCATTGCTGCCATCGGGATTCCGGTTTTCACGTGCCATTATTATCCTGTCAGGGCTATGGGGGCTGATTTCACTCACCGGGATCAGGCTTGCACTGCATTTTGCGGGATTGAGGAACTACAGGCTCGGCTACAATGAAAACCTGCGTTTCGCCATCGCCGGCAGCGGTGATGAAGCCGGCAGGGTGGCCGATCTGCTGCGGAACAGCCTCCGGAATCCCGGATTTATCGGACTGGTTTCAACAGAGAATACTCCCGAAAAGAATGAGGGTTATATCGGCTCCATTGCAAACATCAGCGACATCATCAATATCTATAAAATAGATGAAGTCATCTTTTGTGCCCGCGATATCCCCGCCAACCAGATCATTGATACCATGGCACAGCTCAGTGATATGGAAATTGAGTTTAAAATTGCGCCACCCGAGAGCCTTTCCATTATCGGCTCCAACTCCATCAGCACGACAGGGGATGTTTATATCATTGACATCAATTCAATAACAAAAGCCAACAACCTCAGAAACAAACGGCTGCTGGATTTCGGAACAGCACTCCTTTTATTGCCGCTCTCCCCGCTACTGATGTGGACAATGAAAAATCCGCTGAATTTCCTGGTCAATATAATTATGGTTTTGTCTGGTTTCAGGAGTTGGGTTGGTTACAGCACTTTTGAGCACAGGACGACCACCCTGCCTCCGGTCAGGAAAGGCATTCTGAATCCGACAGATATGCTGAGGATCAGCAATCTCGACCCCGAAACCGTACTGAGATTAAACATGTTATATGCCAGAGACTACCGGATATCGAACGATATCAATATTTTCCTCCGGTCATTTCGTCACCTGGGCCGCAAAGCCTGA
- a CDS encoding TonB-dependent receptor, whose product MKKLNLYLIAILFPLLSLSQAPPSGYSFSGKILSKNAGDSLPYITISLKGTTIGTVTGVNGEFTLNGMPAGKSVIRVQGVGYTPRDLEIDIKPGTDNQLTIELEEDIIQLNELVVSANRNESNRRETPAIVNVIGQKMLENTNAVCLSQSLGFQPGLRVENNCQNCGFQQVRINGLEGQYSQILIDSRPVFSALGSVYGIEQIPVSMIERVEILRGGGSALYGSNAIAGTVNIITREPVVNTFSIGHNFTSIGGTTPDHTTNLNGALVSGDHKSGIFLHSSYRNRGHYDANGDGYSEIGLVKANSLGFRAYQRLTDQSKLTMEYHNLREFRRGGNKFDLQPHETDITEQTEHQFNGGSLAYLLFSKDRTRKFEVYGAVQHIARESYYGAGMDPNAYGTTDDLSASAGLQVSQEITKVLFMPSQFTAGMEFNHNRLHDMMPGYDRDLLQETNVGGVFVQNEWKNHKISLLLGARLDKHNLIENPVFSPRANFRYAFNENLYGRVSYSTGFRAPQAFDEDLHILAVGGEVMLIQLAEDLKTEKSQSVSGSFDYYFSIGEVRVNALAEAFNTHLDDVFFVAEIGMDAYGNKLLERRNGSGAVVRGLNLEMRTAFSSRTQLQLGFTFQKSKYADPLEWSDDPDAGTVEGLLRSPDHYGYFTFTASPLKRVGLSVTGSYTGSMIMPHYAGYIENDLLKETNPFFDLSLKLSYTTRLSGDTRIQGYAGIQNLFNSFQKDFDQGEFRDAGYIYGPSYPRSFSIGIKIGNLLN is encoded by the coding sequence ATGAAAAAACTCAACCTCTATCTGATAGCAATTCTCTTCCCGCTGCTTTCACTCTCTCAGGCTCCGCCTTCAGGATACAGTTTCTCGGGGAAAATCCTGAGTAAAAATGCCGGGGATTCTTTGCCTTATATTACAATTTCTTTAAAAGGTACCACGATTGGCACTGTAACCGGGGTTAATGGAGAATTCACCCTGAACGGGATGCCTGCCGGCAAATCAGTCATCAGGGTACAGGGAGTGGGGTATACTCCCCGGGATCTTGAAATTGATATAAAACCCGGAACTGATAACCAGCTGACAATTGAACTGGAGGAAGATATTATTCAGCTGAATGAACTGGTGGTCAGCGCTAACCGCAATGAATCCAACCGGCGCGAAACGCCGGCCATAGTCAACGTAATCGGACAAAAAATGCTGGAGAATACCAATGCGGTTTGTCTCTCTCAAAGTCTTGGTTTTCAGCCTGGGTTAAGGGTGGAGAACAATTGCCAGAACTGCGGTTTTCAGCAGGTTCGTATCAATGGACTTGAAGGCCAGTATTCGCAGATTCTCATCGACAGCAGGCCTGTGTTCAGCGCCCTTGGCAGCGTCTACGGCATTGAACAGATTCCGGTATCCATGATCGAACGGGTGGAGATACTTCGCGGCGGCGGATCAGCGTTATACGGATCCAATGCCATTGCCGGAACAGTAAATATTATTACCCGTGAGCCTGTAGTCAATACCTTCAGCATTGGTCATAATTTTACCTCAATCGGTGGAACGACCCCTGATCACACAACCAACCTGAATGGGGCACTGGTGAGCGGGGATCATAAATCCGGTATCTTCCTGCATTCATCATACAGAAACCGCGGTCATTACGATGCCAATGGTGACGGCTACTCTGAAATAGGTCTGGTTAAAGCCAACAGCCTTGGCTTCAGGGCTTATCAGCGGTTGACCGACCAAAGCAAACTTACCATGGAATACCATAACCTCAGGGAATTCCGGCGGGGTGGCAACAAATTCGATCTGCAACCGCACGAAACCGATATCACTGAGCAAACGGAGCATCAGTTCAACGGGGGAAGTCTTGCATACCTGTTGTTCTCGAAAGACCGCACCCGCAAATTTGAAGTTTACGGCGCCGTTCAACACATCGCCCGCGAAAGCTATTACGGAGCAGGCATGGATCCCAACGCTTACGGCACAACCGATGACCTTTCGGCCAGTGCAGGATTGCAGGTAAGTCAGGAAATAACCAAAGTGCTGTTCATGCCTTCACAGTTCACCGCCGGGATGGAGTTTAACCACAACCGGCTGCATGATATGATGCCCGGGTACGATAGGGACCTGCTGCAGGAAACCAACGTAGGCGGCGTTTTTGTTCAGAATGAATGGAAGAATCATAAAATCAGCCTTTTGCTCGGGGCCAGACTGGATAAGCACAACCTGATCGAGAATCCTGTATTCAGCCCGCGTGCCAATTTTCGCTATGCATTCAATGAAAACCTTTACGGACGGGTTTCATACAGTACGGGATTCAGGGCGCCCCAGGCGTTTGATGAGGACCTCCACATTCTCGCGGTAGGGGGCGAAGTGATGCTGATACAACTGGCGGAAGATCTTAAAACAGAAAAGTCTCAAAGCGTAAGCGGCTCCTTCGATTATTACTTCAGTATTGGCGAAGTCAGGGTGAATGCGCTGGCAGAGGCATTCAACACCCACCTTGATGATGTGTTTTTTGTTGCTGAAATTGGCATGGACGCATACGGCAATAAGTTGCTTGAACGTCGCAACGGCTCGGGTGCCGTGGTCAGGGGGCTGAATCTTGAAATGCGGACTGCTTTTTCATCCAGAACGCAACTGCAGCTCGGCTTTACTTTCCAGAAGAGCAAATATGCTGATCCTCTTGAATGGTCTGACGATCCGGATGCCGGAACCGTTGAAGGCCTCCTGCGTTCGCCCGATCATTACGGTTATTTTACCTTCACAGCTAGTCCCTTAAAAAGGGTCGGACTTTCTGTTACCGGAAGCTATACCGGCAGCATGATCATGCCGCATTATGCCGGGTACATTGAAAATGACCTGCTGAAAGAAACAAATCCTTTCTTTGATCTCTCGCTGAAGCTGAGTTATACAACCAGGCTGTCGGGGGATACCCGTATCCAGGGTTATGCCGGGATACAAAACCTGTTTAATTCATTTCAGAAAGATTTCGATCAGGGAGAATTCAGGGATGCCGGATATATTTATGGCCCGTCTTACCCGAGAAGTTTTTCGATCGGGATTAAAATCGGCAATCTGCTGAATTGA